GCCGCCGGCGGCCGGGGTCTTCGCCGCGTCGTCGGTGAGGACTGCGGAGACGGGGTGCGCCTGGGCCCGTCGTGCGGAGAGCGCCGTGTCGGTGCAGTACGCCACCGCCGCGCCCGCGGCGGTGCCGGCCAGCAGGGCGAGGATCCAGGTGGCGAGGACGATCCAGGCCTCCACGATGTCGCTGTGCCGTCTGAGCGGATTGCGCCGCCAGCGCCACAGCCGTACCCGTGGGACCGCCGTGGGAGGTGTCCGTGTCATCAGCCGCCTCCTTCCGCGTGCCGGCCGCCGCGCGCGGGGGTGTGCGGTCCCGCTCGGCACCGGGACGATCCGGACCGGGGTCCGGGTGACGGGCGGGCCGGACGGCGCGCGCTCGCGGGCCGCCCCCGCCGCCAGGCCGGGAGGGGACGGGCGGCGGACGGTGCGGAGCGGTCGCGCGCATCCGGCGCGTGGCGCCACCAGACCATCGTGCGCCTTGTTCCGGCCCGGTGCAGACCGGGATCCGCGGATCCCGCGGGCGGGAGGGCGCCCGGGTGCGCCGAAGGCGCCCATCCCGGCCGCGGAGGCCGGGACGGGCGCCTTCGGCAGGACCGTCAGGCGAGGTCGAACCGGTCCAGGTTCATGACCTTGTCCCACGCGGCGACGAAGTCCTTCACGAACTTCTCCTTCGCGTCGTCGGCGGCGTACACCTCGGCGAGCGCGCGCAGCTCGGAGTTGGAGCCGAAGACCAGGTCGGCCCGGCTGCCGGCCCACTTCACCTCTCCGGTGACGGCGTCGCGGCCCTCGAAGGCGGTCTGGTCCTGCGAGGTCGCCCTCCACGTCGTGCCCAGGTCGAGCAGGTTGACGAAGAAGTCGTTCGTCAGCGAGCCGGGGGTCTTGGTGAAGACGCCGAGCTGGGACTGCTGGTGGTTGGCGCCCAGCACGCGCAGGCCGCCGACCAGCACGGTCATCTCGGGGGCGCTCAGGGTCAGCAGGTTGGCCCGGTCGAGCAGCAGGTACTCGGCCGGCAGGCGGTTGCCCTTGCCCAGGTAGTTGCGGAAGCCGTCCGCGGTCGGCTCCAGCGCCTCGAAGGACTCGGCGTCGGTGTGCTCCTCGGTCGCGTCGACACGGCCCGGGGTGAAGGGCACCTCGACCTGGAAGCCGGCCTCCTTGGCGGCCTTCTCCACGGCCGCGACGCCGCCGAGGACGATCAGGTCGGCGAGGGAGACCCGCTTGGCGCCGGAGGAGGCGTTGAACTCCTGCCGGACGCCTTCGAGGGTGCGCAGCACCAGCGCCAGCCGGTCGGGGTCGTTGACCTCCCAGCCGCGCTGCGGCTCCAGGCGGATGCGGGCGCCGTTGGCGCCGCCGCGCTTGTCGCTGCCCCGGAAGGTGGAGGCGGACGCCCACGCGGTGGTGACCAGCTGGGACACGGACAGGCCCGAGTCGAGCAGCTTGGTCTTGAGGACGGCGATGTCCGCGGCGTCGATCGGGTCGCCGTCGCGCTCCGGCAGCGGGTCCTGCCACAGCAGGGTCTCCGCCGGGACCTCCGGGCCGAGGTAGAGCGCCTTCGGGCCCATGTCGCGGTGGGTCAGCTTGTACCAGGCGCGGGCGAAGGCGTCCGCGAACTCCTGGGGGTTCTCGTGGAAGCGGCGGGAGATCGGCTCGTAGACCGGGTCGAAGCGCAGCGCCAGGTCGGTGGTGAGCATGGACGGGGCGATCTTCCTGGCGGAGTCGTGGGCGTGCGGGACCGTGCCCTCGCCCGCGCCGTCCTTCGGCCGCCACTGCTTGGCGCCGGCGGGGCTCTCGGTCAGCTCCCACTCGTAGCCGAAGAGGTTGTCGAAGAAGCCGTTGCTCCACCGGGTCGGCGTCGAGGTCCAGGTGACCTCCAGGCCGGAGGTGATGGTGTCCGCGCCCTTGCCGGTGCCGTAGGTGCTCTTCCAGCCCAGGCCCTGGTCCTCCAGCGTGGCGGCCTCGGGGTCGGGGCCGACGTGGTCGGCGGGGCCGGCGCCGTGGGTCTTGCCGAAGGTGTGGCCGCCGGCGATCAGGGCGACGGTCTCCTCGTCGTTCATCGCCATGCGACCGAACGTCTCGCGGATGTCGCGGGCCGCGGCGAGCGGGTCCGGGTTGCCGTTGGGGCCCTCCGGGTTGACGTAGATCAGGCCCATCTGCACGGCGCCGAGCGGATTCTCCAGCTCGCGGTTGCCGGTGTAGCGCTTGTCGTCGAGCCAGGTGGTCTCCGGACCCCAGTAGACGTCCTCCTCCGGCTCCCACACGTCCTCACGGCCGCCGCCGAAGCCGAAGGTGGTGACGCCCATGGACTCCAGCGCCACGTTGCCGGCGAGGATCATCAGGTCGGCCCAGGACAGCCTCTGCCCGTACTTCTTCTTGACCGGCCACAGCAGCCGGCGGGCCTTGTCCAGGTTGGCGTTGTCCGGCCAGCTGTTCAGCGGGGCGAAGCGCTGCTGGCCGGCGCCGGCGCCGCCGCGGCCGTCGCTGATGCGGTAGGTGCCCGCGCTGTGCCAGGCCATACGGACGATGAAGGGGCCGTAGTGGCCGAAGTCGGCCGGCCACCAGTCCTGGGAGGTGGTCAGCACCTCGGCGATGTCCTGTTTGACCGCGGCCAGGTCCAGGCTCCGGAAGGCCGCGGCGTAGTCGAAGTCCTCGCCCAGCGGGTTGGCCACGGCCGGGTTCTTGGCGAGGATCTTCAGGTTGAGCCGTTCCGGCCACCACTGGCGGTTGCCACCGCCCTGGGTCGGGTGCAGCGCCCGCTCGTGCGCGACGGGGCAGCCGCCGCTCCCCTCCTGCGCCTTCGCGTCTGTGACGATCGCGTCGTGGTTCTCGGTCATGGCAATCCTTCCGAACGGGCGGAACTAGGGGCTCAGGAACTACGAACGGTGGAACAGCCGGGACACAGGCCCCAGTAGACGACCTCGGCCTCGTCGATCGAGAAGCCGTGGTCGTTCGACGCGGTGAGGCAGGGAGCGTCACCGACCGCGCAGTCGACATCGGCGACGGCACCGCACGAACGGCACACGACGTGGTGGTGGTTGTCGCCGACGCGCCCTTCGAACCGCGCGGGGCTGCCGGCCGGTTCGATGCGGCGGACGAGTCCCGCGGCGGTGAGCGCGTGCAGCGCCTCGTAGACGGCTTGCAGGGAGACGTGGCCCACGCGGTCGCGGACGCCGGCGGCGATCGCCTCGACACCGAGATGGTCACCGCCCCGGACGGTCTCCAGCAGCGCGACGCGCGCCGCCGTCACGCGCAGGCCGGCACCGCGCAGTTCCTCGGCCGTGGCCGGAGTCCGGGAAGCGGTCATGTGGGCGAACCTATCCTCAAAAACACGAGGGGTTCAATAAAACGAACCGTGCAATTTCGGTGCCGGGTCCCCGACCCGCCGTCGGCCTGCGTTCACCCCGGCGCGGTCCGGCCCGCCGGCGCCCCGCCGTAAGTCCGCGCGGGGGGGGCGCGGGAGGCCGAACGGGAGCCGGGAGGGGTGGGCGGGGGCGGGGAACGGAAGGGGCCGGACACCGGTCCCGGGCCGCCGCCGAACGAGGCGGACGCCCGGCCGCCGGCGCGTCGTGGCTGCGGGCGGGGCCCGCGCTACCCCTTCACCTCGTCCGTCCTCTTCCCGGCCGAAGCCAGGGTTCCGCCCAGGAGGGCGGCTCCCAGTGGCCACGAACGCATGTGCACGGGGAGGGTCACGCACTGGTCCCCGACGCGCAGGAGCAGGCCCGCGTCCACCAGGTCCCGCGCGGCGGCGGCGTGCCGCGGGGTCCGGGCCGCCTCGGCCCACGCGCAGCCCTCCAGGGCCTGGAGGAAGACGTCCGTCATGGCGGGATCGTCCACGACGACCTGTCCGCGGGAGTCGGGCCGCTGGTCGACGACGGACAGGAACGCCGGTCCCTTGCGGAAGTACAACAGGCCGAAGGTGCCGGCGGACCGCCACTCGCCGACGGGTGCACCGCCCTCCCCCCGCACCGTGAGGGCGCCGGGGGCGGGAAGGTGGTCGAGCCGCGGGACCAGGTCCAGCTGGTCCGCGCCCAGGATCAGGGACCAGGTGACCCGGGCGCCGATCGAGGAGCACTCGCGGATCAGCGCGATGAGGCGCACGAGCATGTGGTCGGGGAGAGCCGGGAAGTCGGCGGGCTCCGCCAGCCGCACCCCCGCGACCGGCACCCGGGACAGGAGCGCCGTCAGCTCGGCGGCCGTGGGGAGCCCGGCCCCGTCGGCCCCCAGGGTCAGCGTCGCGGCCCCGGGCCGGCCGCCGGCCGGCGCGCGGCCCCGGGCCGCGGCCCGGGTGCGCAGTTCCCCGATGTCCATCAGCGCGTTCGTCATGACGCGGCGACCTCCTTGCCGTTGACCAGTTTCCGGCGGTACGGGTCGACCCCCAGGGCGACGCTCACGTACCGCCCCTCGTCCTCGAAGGCCAGGCCGCGATCGACGAAGTAGCGCAGCGTCTGCTCCAGTTCCGCCTCGCCGACGACGTGCCCGCTCTCGGCGAGCCGCCGGCGGATGCCCTCGCGCGCGGCGCACTGGAACATGCCGAGGTACACGTTGCTCCGGACGTCGTCCAGTTCGATGACCTCCTGCGGCCAGCTGGCGCGGCGGTCCTCGACGACCACCCGGCCCCGGTCGTCGGTCCAGTAGGTGAGGGTGCTGTGCCGGTAGGCCCTGGCCCACTCCTCGACCCCCTGCTTCAGCTCGTCCTCCAGGGGGCCCGCGATCCCCTGGATGCTGGTGTCGAAGAGGTAGACGAGGTCGTACAGTTCGTCGCGCGGGACCTTGTAGATGAAGTCGTATATCTCGGCCGGTCGCCGGAACATGAACCCCTGGCCGGGGTCCTCGAAGTAGGGGCTGAACCGCTCCAGCGCTATGCGCCACGCTCCCGTCGGCGGCTGCAGGTGCTCCAGGGTGGCGAACTTCCCGAGCAGCGGGCGGTAGTCGTCCTCGGTCTCGCCGGGGAAGCCGTAGAGGATGTTCCACGTCACGTTGAGGCCGAGGTCCTCCCCGTCGCGCAGCATCCGCACGTTGTGCGCGCCGCTGACGCCCTTGTCCATGAGGCGCAGCACGTGGCTGCTCAGGCTTTCGATGCCGGGCTGGACGTAGAGGACGTTCGCCTCCTTCAGGGTGCTCAGCTGCTCCCGCGTCATGTTGGACTTGATCTCGTAGTGGATCCTCAGGTCGCAGCCGAGGGCGGCCATCGCCGGCATGGCCGTGTTGAGGTACTTCATGTCGAGGATGTTGTCCACCATGATCAGGTCGAGGACCCGGTACCGCTCGGCGAGGTCCCTGACTTCTTCGGCGATGCGTTCGGGGGCCTTGCTCCGGAAGTCGATGTTCGACCCGTTCAGGCCGCAGAACGTGCACTGGTGGACCTCCCCCCACCAGCAGCCGCGGGAGGTCTCCAGCACCATCATCGGGCGGATGTGCTGCCGGAAGACCGACTTCTCGAGCGCCTCGAAGTAGCTGTCGTAATCGGGCGGGGGGACCGCGGCGAACGGCAGCGCCCCCTGGGCGGGCGGATTCACCACCGTCCGCCCCTCGTCCCGCCAGCTGAGGCCCGGGATGCCGGCGAAGTCCCGGCCTTCGGCGATGCGCCTCAGCAGCGCGGGCAGTGACCGCTCGCCCTCACCGCTCACCACGAGGTCGACCTGCTCGAAGTTGCGGTGCAGGGCGGGACCCTGCGCTCCGTCGCAGTTGCTGCCGCCGAGCACCGTGACGATGCCCGGCACGAGGCGCTTCAGTTCCCCGGCCAGCGCGAGGCACGGCACGTTCTGCATGAAGGTGCTCGTGAACCCGACGACGTCGGGCGGGTCGAGGGCGATCTCGGCCGCCAGGGCCCGGATGAACTGCCGGGCGTGCTTCTGCATCGCGACGGGCACGAGCGGGTCCACGTCCCGCTGCCGCAGGAACTCGGAGAACTCGTCGGCCCGGTAGGTGTCCAGGTCGTACAGCGCCGGGGTGAACACCCAGTCGCCCACGCCGTGGAACACCTGGACCGCGACGTGCTGGTAATCCGCCGACGTGATGGCGCCGTCGCTCTCGCGCACCAGGTGCTCGGCCCAGCGGATGTTGGCGTACAGCTCCTCGACGGCCCAGCCGGTGGCGTTCCTGCGAACGCACTGCCCGAGTATGCCCAGTGCGCTGGACGGTGTGTCGAGCCCTTGCCACGGCATGCTGATCAACAGGATTCTCATACGGTGCCTGCCCTAGGACGTCGGTGCGCGAGCGCGGAAGGGGTTCCGCCGGCACGGATCGGAAGGTGCGGGTGCGAAGGACATCGGGGAAGCCCGGGTCGGCGGGTTCCGTTGCTGACGGGGGCCCTCACGTGTTCCGGGCCGGCCGGCGGCGGCCGGCCCGGGGCGCCGCGCCGGTG
This is a stretch of genomic DNA from Streptomyces sp. TG1A-8. It encodes these proteins:
- the katG gene encoding catalase/peroxidase HPI, which encodes MTENHDAIVTDAKAQEGSGGCPVAHERALHPTQGGGNRQWWPERLNLKILAKNPAVANPLGEDFDYAAAFRSLDLAAVKQDIAEVLTTSQDWWPADFGHYGPFIVRMAWHSAGTYRISDGRGGAGAGQQRFAPLNSWPDNANLDKARRLLWPVKKKYGQRLSWADLMILAGNVALESMGVTTFGFGGGREDVWEPEEDVYWGPETTWLDDKRYTGNRELENPLGAVQMGLIYVNPEGPNGNPDPLAAARDIRETFGRMAMNDEETVALIAGGHTFGKTHGAGPADHVGPDPEAATLEDQGLGWKSTYGTGKGADTITSGLEVTWTSTPTRWSNGFFDNLFGYEWELTESPAGAKQWRPKDGAGEGTVPHAHDSARKIAPSMLTTDLALRFDPVYEPISRRFHENPQEFADAFARAWYKLTHRDMGPKALYLGPEVPAETLLWQDPLPERDGDPIDAADIAVLKTKLLDSGLSVSQLVTTAWASASTFRGSDKRGGANGARIRLEPQRGWEVNDPDRLALVLRTLEGVRQEFNASSGAKRVSLADLIVLGGVAAVEKAAKEAGFQVEVPFTPGRVDATEEHTDAESFEALEPTADGFRNYLGKGNRLPAEYLLLDRANLLTLSAPEMTVLVGGLRVLGANHQQSQLGVFTKTPGSLTNDFFVNLLDLGTTWRATSQDQTAFEGRDAVTGEVKWAGSRADLVFGSNSELRALAEVYAADDAKEKFVKDFVAAWDKVMNLDRFDLA
- a CDS encoding Fur family transcriptional regulator, with amino-acid sequence MTASRTPATAEELRGAGLRVTAARVALLETVRGGDHLGVEAIAAGVRDRVGHVSLQAVYEALHALTAAGLVRRIEPAGSPARFEGRVGDNHHHVVCRSCGAVADVDCAVGDAPCLTASNDHGFSIDEAEVVYWGLCPGCSTVRSS
- a CDS encoding DUF5825 family protein yields the protein MTNALMDIGELRTRAAARGRAPAGGRPGAATLTLGADGAGLPTAAELTALLSRVPVAGVRLAEPADFPALPDHMLVRLIALIRECSSIGARVTWSLILGADQLDLVPRLDHLPAPGALTVRGEGGAPVGEWRSAGTFGLLYFRKGPAFLSVVDQRPDSRGQVVVDDPAMTDVFLQALEGCAWAEAARTPRHAAAARDLVDAGLLLRVGDQCVTLPVHMRSWPLGAALLGGTLASAGKRTDEVKG
- a CDS encoding RiPP maturation radical SAM C-methyltransferase, which encodes MRILLISMPWQGLDTPSSALGILGQCVRRNATGWAVEELYANIRWAEHLVRESDGAITSADYQHVAVQVFHGVGDWVFTPALYDLDTYRADEFSEFLRQRDVDPLVPVAMQKHARQFIRALAAEIALDPPDVVGFTSTFMQNVPCLALAGELKRLVPGIVTVLGGSNCDGAQGPALHRNFEQVDLVVSGEGERSLPALLRRIAEGRDFAGIPGLSWRDEGRTVVNPPAQGALPFAAVPPPDYDSYFEALEKSVFRQHIRPMMVLETSRGCWWGEVHQCTFCGLNGSNIDFRSKAPERIAEEVRDLAERYRVLDLIMVDNILDMKYLNTAMPAMAALGCDLRIHYEIKSNMTREQLSTLKEANVLYVQPGIESLSSHVLRLMDKGVSGAHNVRMLRDGEDLGLNVTWNILYGFPGETEDDYRPLLGKFATLEHLQPPTGAWRIALERFSPYFEDPGQGFMFRRPAEIYDFIYKVPRDELYDLVYLFDTSIQGIAGPLEDELKQGVEEWARAYRHSTLTYWTDDRGRVVVEDRRASWPQEVIELDDVRSNVYLGMFQCAAREGIRRRLAESGHVVGEAELEQTLRYFVDRGLAFEDEGRYVSVALGVDPYRRKLVNGKEVAAS